CTCGCCGCCGCGGCCGCGCTCGCGCTCGACGGCGAGGTCGCGTGGATTCAAAGGCATCCGTCCGGCGCGCGCTGAGCCGCTGGCAGGAGTCTGCCGTGGTCAGCCCGACCCGCCACCTGCTGCTCGCCCTGGGCGTCGAGCGGCGCCACGAGCAGCCCCGCGTGGCGCGCCTCCCATGCGCGAGCGCCGGGTTTGCCCGCGGCCGAGGCGCGGGGTACTAGGGCCGGGCATGACAGGCGAGCGCCGAGGCGAGCTCGAGCAGATGATCGGCGAGGTGGCGGCCAGTTACGGGGCCGGGCGCCTCATCGACAGCCTCAGCAGCGCCCATCTGCCCAACAAACGGCAGGTGATCGAGGCGCTCCATCATCTGAAGGCGGTCATGTACCTGGGCTACTACGCGACCGGCTCGCTCGACGACTCGAAGCTCCGCTTCGCCCTCGCCTCGCACCTCTATCCGGCCTACGAGATCCTGGTCGAGCAGACCGCGCGCGCCGCGAGCTACGAAGGCTTCCGCAGCGCGGGCGTGCCGCGCGACCCCGACTGGCCCGAGACCGTGACGCTCGCGCTCCTGCGCAAGGTGCCCGCAATCCGCGCGCTCCTCTCCAAGGACGTAATCGCCGCCTTCCAGGGCGATCCCGCCGCCAACAGCGTCGAAGAGGTCATCTTCAGCTACCCGTCGATCGAGGCCATCACCACCCACCGCATCGCGCACGAGCTCTACCGCGAGCGCGTGCCCATGCTGCCGCGCATCATGGCGGAGCACGCGCACACGAACACCGGCATCGACATACACCCCGGCGCCCAGATCGGCGAGTCGTTCTTCATCGACCACGGCACGGGCGTCGTGATCGGCGAGACGTGCGTGATCGGGAACAACGTCAAGCTCTACCAGGGCGTCACCCTGGGCGCGCTCAGCCTGGCGCGCGGCGTGCCCGGCAAGCCGGGCGCCAGGCGCCATCCGGCGCTCGAGGACGACGTCACCATCTACGCCGGGGCCACGATCCTCGGCGGCGAGACGGTGATCGGCAAGGGTTCGGTGATCGGCGGCAACGCGTGGCTGGTCGCGTCGGTCCCGCCCGGGAGCCGGATCAGCTACGAGGGCACCCGGCCGAGCTGACGCGCCCGCGCACGGACTCTCAGGCGTGGACCGGCGGGCGGCGTCCCGCCCACGGCCGCGCCGCTTCGAGCTGCGCCGCGACGCGGATCAGGAGGTCCTCCCGCCCGTAAGCCGCGACCAGCTGCACCCCGCTCGGCAGCTCGCCCGTCCCCCAGTGGAGCGGCAACGAGATCGCCGGCTGCCCGGTCAGGTTGAACGGCGAGGTGAAGGCGGCGAGTTGCGCGGCGCGAATGCCGACCGTGATCGGGTCGCCCGGGTCGGGCACGAAGTGGCCGAGCGGCAGCGGCGGCGCGGTGAGCGTCGGCGTCAGCAGGAGGTCGAAGCCGCCCGCCCACCAGCTCGCCACCCGGCGGGTGTAACGGGCGATCCACTCGCGCGTGGCGAGGTACTGCGCCGCCGAGCAGCCGCGCCCCATCTCGGCGAGCCCCCAGTTGAGCGCGTCGACGTCGGTGGGACCGAGCGCGCGGCCCACGACGTGGCCGAGCACGTCGAGCAGGTGTGCCATGCCGGTGGCGTACATGGTGGTGAAGTGGGGTGCCGACTCCGGGTCGTCGAGCGTCTCGGGATGCGAGACCTCGACCGAGTGGCCGAGCGAGGCGAGGAGGCGCGCGGCGCCCTCGGCGGCGGCCACGGTGTCCGGGTGGGCCGCGAACTGCCCGCCCGGCGGCCGGGTGAGGAGGCCGGTGCGCAGCCTCCCCACCGACGCGCCCACCTCGGCCGCGAACGGGCGGGCCGGCGGCGGCGCGACGTACGGGTCGCCGGGCATCGGTCCCGCGACCGCGTCGAGGATGGCCGCGGTGTCGCGCACCGAGCGCGTCAGCACGCCTTCGGTGGCGAGCCCGCCCAGCATCTCGCCGAGCCCGGGCCCGCACGAGATGCGCCCGCGTGACGGCTTGAGTCCGACCAGCGCGCACGCGCTCGCCGGGATACGGATCGACCCGCCGCCGTCGTTGGCGTGCGCGGCGGCGACCATGCCCGCGGCGACCGCGGCCGCCGAGCCGCCGCTCGAGCCTCCCGTCGAGCGGCTCGTGTCCCAGGGATTGCGCGAGGGGCCGTAGGCCTCGGGCTCGGTGGTGGGGAGCGTGCCCAGCTCGGGCGTGTTCGTCTTGCCGAGGAAGACGAAGCCGGCGGCGCGGAACTTCTCCGCGAGATACGTGTCGAGGGGCGCGATGAATCCCAGGTCGCGCAGGAAGCGGGTTCCCATGTGATGGGGATCGCCCGCGGAGCAGCAGATGAGATCCTTCAGCAGGAACGGCACGCCGCGGAAAGGGCCCTCCGGCAGCGCAGGCGAGGCGGCCTCGGCGCGCGCCTTCTCGAAGCGCGGGATGATGACCGCGTTCAGCTCGGGGTTGGTCTGCTCGATGCGCGCGATCGCCGCCTCGACCACCTCGACGGGACTCGCCTGGCGCCGCCGCACCAGGTCGGCTTGCGCGGTCGCGTCCAGCCAGGCCAGGTCGTCGCTCATCGACGGACCGTACGCCATTCCGCGGCCGGCGCACAAGGAGCGTTCCAAACGCTCCATGGTTCAGATCGCCGCTTGCGAGACGCGTGTCGGCGTCCCGCCCCGCGCTCAATGGATGCGCAGCAGCCGCTTCCCGTCGAGGGCCCGGTGCAGTATCCACGCTCCCGCGGGGATGTCCCGCGTGAGCCGCGCACACGGGCCGGGTGGCGGCTGGTCGGCGCGCTTGCGGTGCGGGTACCAGAGGCGACAGGACCCGGGAGGCGGCGCGTCTTCGGGGCGAAGGTTGAGACTCCGCGCCCCGTCGTCGAGGCCGGGCGGCACCTCCACCCGGAGCTCCGCGACGGGCGGCTCTGCGGCGGGAGGCTCTGCGGCGGGCGGCCCCGCGGCCACGAGAAGGCCTGCCACCAGGAGCGTCGTGCCGACCCTCGCGACCTGAAGCCGAGTCCCACGCATCGAGTCTCCCCTATCCAGGCTGCCCGCCACCGTCAAACGCGTGCAAAGAAACGCGACGGGGGACGGACCGAGATCCGTCCCCCGTCGAATGCAAGCGACTCAGACGAGACTTACGAGCAGACCAGGTTCGGGGTCCCGGCGGCCGGGTTGCTCGTCCAGGTGCAGCCGGTCGTGTAGCTCATGCTCGGGTGGGTCGTGGTGACCGTGAAGTTGGTCGCCGTGCCCGTCGAGTTGCAGACCACGCCGCCCGATTGGTTGAAGCCCGGCAGCGTGCTGCACGCGCCCGAGGCGTACGTGTTGTTGTCCACGAAGTACGCCTCCTGGGCGGTGGCCGCGTTGCGGGCATCGGCCGCCACGCGGGCGTTGAAGCCGCGCGAGCGATACGCGGCGAACTGCGGGATCGCGATGGCGGCCAGGATGCCGATGATAGCCACCACGACGAGCAGCTCGATCAGCGTGAAGCCCTTGGACTTCCTCCTCTTGATCCTCGAAACCTTGCTCATTCTCTCCCCCTTTTGGCTGGATGGGCTGTTCTGTCTCGACGCGTCGAGACGCCCGTTCTCCGGTGCGCTGAAGCAAGCGAGGTGCCACGCGGGCGATCGCGACGCGCCGGGGGCGGAGAGGGGAAAAGGACACCGATTCACGGCAAGAACGGGCGGGGCCGAGAAGCCATCCCGCGTACACGCGCGTCCCGCGATCGGCACGAAACTGACGGGCGGCGGCATTCCATCAGTCACGCCGCGCAAGGCGCATGTCGCGCGCCAGCTGCAAGCGGCGCCTCGGGCCTGCGGGGCGCGGGGAGGCGCCGACGGGAATCGAGTGACTTGCCTCAGCGCCGGGTGAAGCATAGAGCTCTTCACGCCTTGCCCGAAACATGCGACGTCTCCGCATCATCCTGATCGCCCACGACGGCAAGAAGGCCGACCTCCTGGAGTGGGCGCGGTTCAATGCCGGCACGCTCTCCCGCCACGAGCTCATCGTGACGGCGGCAACGGGGGAGGCGATCCGGGAGATTCCCGGCTTCACGGTGCGTACGCTGCTGCACGGCCCGGCCGGCGGCGACGCCCAGGCGGGCGCCCTGATCGCCACCGGCGAAGCCGACGTTCTCGTCTTCTTCTGGGAGCCCCTCGAGGTCCAGCCGCACGACGTCGATGTGAAGGCGCTGCTGCGTCTCGCTGTCCTGCACAACGTGCCGACCGCCTGCAATCGCGCCACGGCGGACTACCTGATCTCGTCGCCGCTCTTCGGGACCTGAGCCGCAACGGGATGGACGAGATTTGAGCCAGCACCCGTAGCGCGGGACGAGCCGGGGGCCGACGGCCTCACCCGGGCGGGCGTGAAGTGCCCCCGGCGCGAATCGAACGCGCGGCCTG
This genomic stretch from Deltaproteobacteria bacterium harbors:
- a CDS encoding prepilin-type N-terminal cleavage/methylation domain-containing protein, with protein sequence MKRRKSKGFTLIELLVVVAIIGILAAIAIPQFAAYRSRGFNARVAADARNAATAQEAYFVDNNTYASGACSTLPGFNQSGGVVCNSTGTATNFTVTTTHPSMSYTTGCTWTSNPAAGTPNLVCS
- a CDS encoding serine acetyltransferase — its product is MTGERRGELEQMIGEVAASYGAGRLIDSLSSAHLPNKRQVIEALHHLKAVMYLGYYATGSLDDSKLRFALASHLYPAYEILVEQTARAASYEGFRSAGVPRDPDWPETVTLALLRKVPAIRALLSKDVIAAFQGDPAANSVEEVIFSYPSIEAITTHRIAHELYRERVPMLPRIMAEHAHTNTGIDIHPGAQIGESFFIDHGTGVVIGETCVIGNNVKLYQGVTLGALSLARGVPGKPGARRHPALEDDVTIYAGATILGGETVIGKGSVIGGNAWLVASVPPGSRISYEGTRPS
- a CDS encoding methylglyoxal synthase translates to MRRLRIILIAHDGKKADLLEWARFNAGTLSRHELIVTAATGEAIREIPGFTVRTLLHGPAGGDAQAGALIATGEADVLVFFWEPLEVQPHDVDVKALLRLAVLHNVPTACNRATADYLISSPLFGT
- a CDS encoding amidase, translated to MAYGPSMSDDLAWLDATAQADLVRRRQASPVEVVEAAIARIEQTNPELNAVIIPRFEKARAEAASPALPEGPFRGVPFLLKDLICCSAGDPHHMGTRFLRDLGFIAPLDTYLAEKFRAAGFVFLGKTNTPELGTLPTTEPEAYGPSRNPWDTSRSTGGSSGGSAAAVAAGMVAAAHANDGGGSIRIPASACALVGLKPSRGRISCGPGLGEMLGGLATEGVLTRSVRDTAAILDAVAGPMPGDPYVAPPPARPFAAEVGASVGRLRTGLLTRPPGGQFAAHPDTVAAAEGAARLLASLGHSVEVSHPETLDDPESAPHFTTMYATGMAHLLDVLGHVVGRALGPTDVDALNWGLAEMGRGCSAAQYLATREWIARYTRRVASWWAGGFDLLLTPTLTAPPLPLGHFVPDPGDPITVGIRAAQLAAFTSPFNLTGQPAISLPLHWGTGELPSGVQLVAAYGREDLLIRVAAQLEAARPWAGRRPPVHA